The Paenibacillus mucilaginosus 3016 genome includes the window CGCTCCCCGAGTTCAGCGCCGCCCGGGCTCGACAGTTCCACGGCAAAATACTCGTAGTATTCTTTGATCCCGTCGTCGAGCAGGGACACGGTCAGCGTCTTCGAAGCTTCGCCCGCTGCGAACTCCAGCGTACCGGACGCGGCACGGTAATCGCGGCCGTCCAAAGCGGTGTGGTCCTTCGTCGCGTACTGGACGCTCGCCGCTTCATTCGTGCTGCCCGTGCGCGTGACGGTCAGCGTCACCGTACCGTCCTCCTCATAAGCGCTCTTGGTATACGCGCTGAACTCGATCCGGCTGGAAGGGTCGTTATCCTGAATCGTCACGTCGCTGCGGACGAGGGAGCCCAGCACCCCTCCGTTCGACGCCGATGTCAGCAGGACGGCGAACTGTTCGTTTCCTTCATGCACCGCATCTTCATAGACAGGCGCCTCAATCCACTTTTCCGTCTCCCCATCGCCAAAATAAAGCTGTCCGCCGGTGCCTCCGAAGTCGGCTCCTTCGGCCGCCGTACCGCTCTCTATGCGGTAATCGACCGCAACCTCCCCGTCAGCGCCGCCATGGCGGAGCACCCGGATCGGCGCTGTACCGCTTCCTTCGTCGACGGTGTAAGCGGCCGACTCCAGCTGGAACTCGCCCGGCTGGTCAGGTACATAAGGATCGTTATCGGCGATGGTGACCTCCGCCGTGCCCGATTCGATGGACGTTTCGCCGCTGGCCCCAAACAGCGAGACGGAGAACGACTCGTTCTCCTCGTGCTCGCTGTCGTCGAGGATCGGAACCTGGAGCACGGCCAGACGCTCGCCCGGCGCGAAGTTCAGGGTGCCGCTGAACGCCGAATAATCCTGGTCTTCGCCCGCAGAGCCGCCGGATGCCGCATACTGGACCGAGATGTTGTCCGCCGCGCCGCCCGAGCGGACCACCTGCAGCCCCACATAGCCTTCGGATTCTCCAACCGTATAAGAAACGGGATCGAACGAAAGCACGCTCGGCGGATCCGGAATCCAGCTGTCGTTGTCGGCAATGGATACAGCGGCCGAAGAATAGGTGCCGAGCTCGGCACCGGCTGTCGGATTCGACAGCAGCACGGAGAACGATTCGTCCCCTTCCGTCTCGCCGTCGTCGTAGATGGCGACATCGACCGTCTTCACCGTCTCGCCGTCCGCGAAGACAAGGGTGCCGGAGCCCGGACCATAGTCGCTCTCCGCATAGGCCGAACTGTCTGCCGTCGTGTAATCAACGGACGCCTCCCCGCTTGCGCCGCCCTCTCTGCGGACGGTCAATGTAACGATGCCGGCATCTTCCCCAGCCGTATAATAGTCGCTCTCGAACGTAAATTGCCCTGCCGGCGATTCGGCATGAGAAACAGAGCTTCCGCCGTAAGGAATGAGCATCGCGGATGCCAGCAGCATTACGCCGAGCTTGCGGCGCAGGGACTGCGGCTGCAGAACCTTCAATTCTTTCATCATCATTTCCTCCGTTCACTTCACAGCTTGGCTTGGCACTTCCCTTGGCTCAGGATAGCGGCCAGAGAAAACATACCATGAGAGTGAAGGACCGGATAAGTATCCATAAGTATACATTTTGGCGGAGCG containing:
- a CDS encoding Calx-beta domain-containing protein, with product MMMKELKVLQPQSLRRKLGVMLLASAMLIPYGGSSVSHAESPAGQFTFESDYYTAGEDAGIVTLTVRREGGASGEASVDYTTADSSAYAESDYGPGSGTLVFADGETVKTVDVAIYDDGETEGDESFSVLLSNPTAGAELGTYSSAAVSIADNDSWIPDPPSVLSFDPVSYTVGESEGYVGLQVVRSGGAADNISVQYAASGGSAGEDQDYSAFSGTLNFAPGERLAVLQVPILDDSEHEENESFSVSLFGASGETSIESGTAEVTIADNDPYVPDQPGEFQLESAAYTVDEGSGTAPIRVLRHGGADGEVAVDYRIESGTAAEGADFGGTGGQLYFGDGETEKWIEAPVYEDAVHEGNEQFAVLLTSASNGGVLGSLVRSDVTIQDNDPSSRIEFSAYTKSAYEEDGTVTLTVTRTGSTNEAASVQYATKDHTALDGRDYRAASGTLEFAAGEASKTLTVSLLDDGIKEYYEYFAVELSSPGGAELGERPRMIVSLYDRDPIYWPSPWPWPRY